A section of the Candidatus Schekmanbacteria bacterium genome encodes:
- a CDS encoding DUF58 domain-containing protein: MKLSVRSRRLTFTKEGKIYTALCLAIGIAAINTGSNILFLLLSAMLSLIITSGVLSENSLRKIRVRRLDSPKVFCNKPFLYGFKVENQKKIFPAFCLSLTDEKMMETSEFILYLKPFSKEDVFVKSCFKRRGIHQVDKICIETKYPFGFFKKTKIISVPSQVIVFPAIKDIPQIALSSLEYRRAKLLSASLSRNNEENFFGLKEYRIGDNPKLIYWKSLAKYKDPMLKEYEEMKEGTVDLILDLTPSSKYEFTDSEKEMIFESALCLCASLIYFFSKRKSLFNFKIIFGTAVIFNNNSNCGAMTDMLEKLASLDFKDFKSRNQKVDNAESSQLFLNSKDSLVIILSDERKGFYKSKHIDGRHRKFFFSMEDKELLKKYYPYEN, translated from the coding sequence ATGAAATTATCAGTAAGGTCGAGAAGGCTAACATTTACAAAAGAGGGAAAAATCTATACTGCTCTTTGCCTTGCCATTGGTATTGCCGCAATCAACACTGGTTCAAATATTCTTTTTCTACTTCTTTCAGCAATGTTGAGTCTGATAATTACATCAGGAGTACTTTCTGAAAACTCTCTACGCAAGATAAGGGTTCGACGATTAGATTCTCCAAAAGTCTTTTGTAACAAACCCTTTCTTTATGGCTTCAAAGTGGAGAACCAAAAAAAAATCTTTCCAGCCTTCTGTCTTAGTTTGACCGATGAAAAAATGATGGAGACATCAGAATTCATATTATATTTAAAACCTTTCTCTAAAGAAGATGTCTTCGTAAAAAGCTGCTTCAAGAGGAGAGGGATTCATCAAGTCGATAAAATTTGCATCGAGACAAAATATCCTTTTGGATTTTTCAAGAAAACTAAGATTATTTCTGTGCCTTCTCAGGTAATAGTTTTTCCTGCCATCAAGGATATTCCTCAAATTGCATTAAGTAGTTTGGAATATAGAAGGGCAAAACTTTTATCAGCTTCACTCTCGAGAAATAATGAAGAGAATTTTTTTGGATTAAAGGAATATAGAATTGGTGATAATCCTAAACTTATCTATTGGAAAAGTTTAGCAAAATACAAAGACCCAATGTTGAAGGAATATGAAGAAATGAAGGAGGGGACAGTAGATTTGATTTTAGACCTTACTCCTTCCTCTAAATATGAATTCACAGATAGCGAAAAAGAAATGATTTTCGAATCAGCGCTATGTCTCTGCGCATCGTTGATATATTTTTTTTCTAAAAGGAAATCTTTGTTCAACTTCAAGATAATTTTTGGCACTGCAGTGATATTCAATAACAATTCCAATTGCGGGGCTATGACAGATATGCTGGAAAAATTGGCTTCTCTTGATTTCAAGGACTTCAAAAGTAGAAATCAAAAAGTAGACAATGCAGAAAGCAGTCAGCTATTCCTAAACTCTAAAGATTCCTTAGTAATCATTTTATCTGATGAGAGAAAAGGCTTTTATAAATCCAAACATATTGATGGAAGACATAGAAAATTTTTCTTTTCTATGGAAGATAAAGAGCTTTTAAAAAAATATTACCCTTATGAGAATTGA